A single window of Debaryomyces hansenii CBS767 chromosome F complete sequence DNA harbors:
- a CDS encoding DEHA2F06094p (highly similar to uniprot|P06106 Saccharomyces cerevisiae YLR303W MET17 O-acetyl homoserine-O-acetyl serine sulfhydrylase required for sulfur amino acid synthesis): protein MPSHFDTLQLHAGQPVEKPHKPRAPPIYATTSYVFDDSKHGAQLFGLETPGYIYSRIMNPTNDVFEQRMAALEHGIGAVATSSGQSAQFLAIAGLAHVGDNFISTSFLYGGTYNQFKVAFKRLGIETKFVNGDKVEDFAKLIDDKTKAIYIETIGNPKYNVPDFEAISKLAHDHGIPVVVDNTFGAGGYLINPIDHGADIVVHSATKWIGGHGTTIAGVIVDSGNFPWEKYPERFPQFSKPSEGYHGLVLNDALGKAAFIGHVRIELLRDLGPALNPFGSFLLLQGLETLSLRVERQSYNALKLAQFLEKSPYVEWVSYLGLPSHEYHERSKKYLNNKENYGGVLSFGVKDLGENKEDPFQEASPRFVDNLKVASNLANVGDSKTLIIAPYYTTHQQLSDEEKAASGVSKDLIRVSVGTEFIDDIIGDFEQAFKTVYESS, encoded by the coding sequence ATGCCATCTCATTTTGATACACTTCAATTGCACGCTGGACAACCAGTTGAGAAACCCCACAAACCAAGAGCGCCCCCAATTTATGCTACTACATCATATGTTTTTGATGATTCCAAGCATGGAGCTCAATTGTTTGGTTTAGAAACCCCTGGTTATATTTACTCGCGTATTATGAATCCAACTAACGATGTATTTGAACAAAGAATGGCTGCTCTAGAACACGGTATTGGTGCAGTGGCCACATCGTCCGGACAATCTGCACAATTCTTAGCAATTGCAGGTCTTGCTCATGTGGGAGATAATTTCATCTCTACATCTTTCTTATATGGTGGTACTTACAATCAATTCAAAGTTGCTTTTAAGAGATTAGGAATCGAAACCAAATTCGTTAATGGGGATAAGGTTGAAGACTTCGCTAAGcttattgatgataagaCTAAAGCAATCTACATCGAAACCATTGGAAATCCAAAGTACAATGTTCCAGATTTTGAAGCAATCTCTAAGTTAGCCCATGATCATGGTATACCAGTTGTTGTGGACAATACCTTTGGTGCTGGAGGTTATTTGATTAATCCAATTGATCACGGTGCTGATATTGTCGTTCACTCGGCTACCAAATGGATTGGAGGTCACGGTACTACTATTGCTGGTGTCATCGTCGATTCTGGTAATTTCCCATGGGAAAAATACCCAGAAAGATTCCCACAATTCTCTAAACCATCTGAGGGTTACCATGGTTTAGTCTTAAATGACGCTTTAGGCAAAGCTGCTTTTATTGGACATgttagaattgaattattgagaGATTTGGGTCCAGCGTTGAACCCATTTGGttcattcttattattacaaGGTTTAGAAACTTTGTCATTACGTGTTGAAAGACAATCATACAACGCTTTGAAATTAGctcaatttcttgaaaaatctcCTTATGTTGAATGGGTCTCCTACCTTGGTTTACCATCCCACGAATACCATGAAAGAAGTAAGAAATACTTaaataacaaagaaaacTATGGTGGTGTTTTATCATTTGGTGTTAAGGATTTGGGTGAAAATAAGGAAGATCCATTCCAAGAGGCAAGTCCAAGATTTGTTGATAACTTAAAGGTTGCTTCCAACTTGGCTAATGTCGGTGATTCCAAGACTTTAATCATTGCACCATATTACACTACTCATCAACAATTAAGTGACGAAGAAAAGGCTGCTTCTGGTGTCTCAAAGGACTTGATTAGAGTTTCTGTAGGtacagaatttattgatgatattattggtGATTTCGAACAAGCCTTCAAAACAGTTTATGAGTCTTCTTAA
- a CDS encoding DEHA2F06116p (similar to CA2566|IPF12122 Candida albicans IPF12122 unknown function), translated as MTKEYKQCKGITSKGIQCKINAPDGYCHYHIGQCGKGKKINSSPANVRSIDGKGREIIHGSPISRGTSPTKQTEKIGYIYVYTLTRLLSNNDKNWSLKVRNLPNVSSKHRDTWVPFKSEKSPYMLIKVGMTTQTVQRRLRQWQDKCHHELTCLHPQKKIESSNKLDSIIHRFKGLSIKKERGKFRTYDGDQFGFLCPRGVNVAESEIHKMLIAKYGSGDVYCTGCKENSPIENSSKLKTLKERLHTKDPFRNGYNIHVEWFLIPKKDLDTVYQLIDMVCSKYYN; from the coding sequence ATGACCAAAGAGTACAAACAGTGTAAGGGGATCACATCCAAAGGGATACAATGCAAAATAAATGCTCCTGATGGATATTGTCATTATCATATAGGGCAATGTGGAAAGgggaaaaaaataaattcaagcCCGGCGAACGTTAGATCAATCGATGGGAAAGGAAGAGAAATTATACACGGGAGTCCAATATCACGAGGTACAAGCCCCACAAAGCAGACAGAGAAAATTGGCTACATATATGTCTATACATTAACTCGATTATTGAGcaataatgataagaatTGGTCTCTTAAAGTTAGGAACTTGCCTAACGTGTCCAGTAAACACAGAGATACTTGGGTTCCATTTAAGTCGGAAAAATCCCCTTACATGCTCATCAAAGTCGGAATGACTACGCAAACTGTACAGCGCCGGTTAAGACAATGGCAAGACAAATGCCACCATGAGTTGACGTGCTTGCATCCACAGAAAAAGATTGAATCGTCTAATAAACTTGATCTGATAATTCACAGATTTAAAGGCTTATCCATAAAAAAGGAGCGGGGGAAATTTCGAACATACGATGGCGACCAATTCGGGTTTCTTTGTCCTAGGGGCGTAAATGTAGCCGAATCTGAGATTCATAAAATGCTTATTGCGAAGTATGGAAGTGGAGACGTTTATTGCACTGGATGTAAAGAAAACTCGccaattgaaaatagttcaaaattgaaaacacTTAAAGAAAGACTACATACTAAGGATCCCTTTCGAAATGGGTATAATATTCATGTTGAATGGTTTTTAATACCCAAGAAAGATCTCGATACagtttatcaattaatagATATGGTATGCTCTAAATACTACAACTAA
- a CDS encoding DEHA2F06138p (highly similar to uniprot|Q07478 Saccharomyces cerevisiae YDL084W SUB2 Suppresses the cold-sensitive snRNP biogenesis brr1-1 mutation) gives MSHEGQEELLDYSDSEEIAVPTTTAPSAAAGEGANDKEADKKGSYVGIHATGFRDFLLKPELLRAIGDCGFEHPSEVQQVCIPQSILGTDVLCQAKSGLGKTAVFVLSTLQQLDPVPGEISTLVICHTRELAYQIRNEYARFSKYMPDVKTEVFYGGTPITRDLEKLKNKDTCPHIVVATPGRLHALVTEKSIRLNNIKSFVIDECDKVLEAVDMRRDVQDIFRNTPHQKQVMMFSATLSQEIRPVCKKFMQNPLEIYVDDEAKLTLHGLQQYYIKLDEKEKNRKLSDLLDSLEFNQVIIFVRSTQRANELNKLLCSSNFPSIAVHSGLPQEERIERYKSFKEFNKRICVSTDVFGRGIDIERINLAINYDLPNEADQYLHRVGRAGRFGTKGLAVSLVSTKDDEEVLEKIQSRFDVKITEFPEEGVDPSTYMNT, from the exons ATGTCACACGAAGGACAAGAAGAGTTATTAGACTACTCGGATTCTGAAGAAATCGCCGTCCCAACCACCACAGCACCAAGTGCTGCTGCTGGTGAAGGCGCCAACGACAAAGAAGCTGATAAAAAGGGTTCTTATGTTGGTATTCATGCCACTGGTTTCAGAGATTTCTTATTGAAACCAGAATTATTGAGAGCCATTGGAGACTGTGGTTTCGAACATCCTTCAGAAG tTCAACAAGTTTGTATCCCACAATCTATTTTAGGTACTGACGTTTTATGTCAAGCCAAGTCTGGTTTAGGTAAGACTGCAGTTTTCGTTTTATCTACCTTACAGCAATTAGACCCAGTTCCAGGTGAAATTTCTACTTTGGTTATCTGTCACACTAGAGAATTGGCTTACCAAATCCGTAACGAATATGCCCGTTTTTCTAAATATATGCCAGATGTTAAGACTGAAGTTTTCTACGGTGGTACCCCAATTACCAGagatttagaaaaattgaagaacaaaGATACTTGTCCTCATATTGTCGTTGCTACTCCTGGTAGATTACACGCTTTAGTCACCGAAAAGTCCATTCGTTTAAACAACATCAAGTCTTttgttattgatgaatgTGACAAAGTTTTGGAAGCTGTTGACATGAGAAGAGACGTTCAAGACATTTTCCGTAACACTCCTCACCAAAAACAAGTTATGATGTTCTCTGCTACTTTATCTCAAGAAATCCGTCCAGTTTGTAAGAAATTTATGCAAAACCCATTGGAAAtttatgttgatgatgaagcTAAGTTGACCTTACACGGTTTACAGCAATACTATATTAAGTTAGatgaaaaggaaaagaatAGAAAGTTGTCTGATTTGTTAGATTCTTTAGAATTCAATCAAGTCATTATCTTTGTCAGATCTACCCAGAGAGCTAAtgaattaaacaaattattatGTTCTTCTAATTTCCCATCTATTGCTGTTCATTCCGGTTTACCACAAGAggaaagaattgaaagataCAAGTCTTTCAAGGAATTCAACAAGCGTATCTGTGTTTCTACTGATGTCTTTGGTAGAGGTATTGATATCGAAAGAATTAACTTGGCCATTAACTACGATTTACCAAACGAAGCTGACCAGTACTTACACAGAGTTGGTAGAGCTGGTAGATTCGGTACTAAAGGTTTAGCTGTTTCATTAGTTTCGACCAAGGATGACGAAGAAGTCTtagaaaaaattcaatctAGATTCGATGTTAAAATTACTGAGTTCCCAGAAGAAGGTGTTGATCCATCTACTTATATGAACACTTAG
- a CDS encoding DEHA2F06160p (weakly similar to CA2569|IPF12117 Candida albicans IPF12117 unknown function) → MLRLSFCKIRSISAKSVPISRNIAFRYLAAAKRPIVYQRTYASSSKPDDVSEEAQRVGNLINVFRQNPEIRSLLDDFQNLLAEKGLQPDGKQPTMFQMMKILADKDVKASLLKLKEALDGANIQLTQEDLNAFMNLYGLKK, encoded by the coding sequence ATGTTAAGACTCAGTTTTTGTAAGATCCGTAGCATTTCCGCAAAAAGTGTTCCAATTTCCAGGAACATAGCATTCAGATACCTTGCAGCTGCTAAAAGACCTATCGTATACCAAAGAACATATGCGTCTTCCTCCAAGCCAGACGATGTACTGGAGGAGGCCCAAAGAGTTGGCAATCTTATCAATGTATTCAGACAAAATCCAGAAATAAGATCTTTATTGGATGactttcaaaatttattggCTGAGAAAGGTCTTCAACCAGACGGCAAACAACCCACGATGtttcaaatgatgaaaatctTGGCTGATAAGGACGTGAAGgcatcattattaaagcTTAAAGAGGCGTTAGATGGGGCTAATATTCAACTTACGCAAGAGGATCTTAATGCATTCATGAACCTCTATGGGTTGAAAAAATAG
- a CDS encoding DEHA2F06182p (similar to uniprot|P32263 Saccharomyces cerevisiae YER023W PRO3 Delta 1-pyrroline-5-carboxylate reductase catalyzes the last step in proline biosynthesis), translating into MEDYTIAVLGCGVMGTAVTSAILKAKFEPYPSKIICCTNSEKSSTELKSKLDSDVIETSYGSESNNKAVSKADIVILGCKPFMFKDVYEQVKGSLSGDQLIISLLAGTTIEELSIMSPYVAKVMTNTPAQFGCGMAVVSFSDEAESKYSDLVMKLIDPVGKAMKLPEKNMDAATALVGSGPAFCLLIMEALVDGGVRMGLPYAVAKESAAKVMEGTAKMVLETGEHPAALRSKICTPGGTTIGGLLKMEDAGVRGGIARAVEEAANISASFAKKK; encoded by the coding sequence ATGGAAGATTATACTATTGCTGTGTTAGGATGTGGTGTTATGGGTACTGCTGTTACTTCAGCTATTCTCAAAGCCAAGTTTGAGCCATACCCATCAAAGATTATATGCTGTACCAATTCAGAAAAACTGTCGACCgaattaaaatcaaaattagaTAGCGACGTAATAGAAACCTCATATGGGTCAGAGTCGAACAATAAGGCTGTTTCAAAAGCAGATATTGTGATTTTGGGATGTAAACCATTTATGTTCAAGGATGTTTACGAACAGGTCAAAGGCTCGTTAAGTGGTgatcaattgattatttcGTTATTAGCTGGTACcacaattgaagaattgagCATTATGTCACCTTATGTTGCCAAGGTTATGACCAATACTCCAGCTCAGTTTGGTTGTGGTATGGCTGTTGTTTCATTCTCGGACGAAGCTGAGTCTAAGTACTCTGATTTGGTCATGAAGTTGATTGATCCAGTTGGAAAGGCCATGAAATTGCCAGAAAAGAACATGGATGCGGCCACTGCATTAGTCGGTTCTGGACCTGCTTTCTGCTTGTTGATTATGGAAGCATTGGTTGATGGTGGTGTTAGAATGGGGCTTCCATATGCTGTTGCGAAGGAATCCGCCGCTAAAGTTATGGAAGGTACTGCAAAGATGGTCTTAGAAACTGGTGAACATCCTGCTGCTTTAAGAAGTAAAATCTGTACTCCTGGTGGAACTACAATTGGTGGCTTACTAAAAATGGAAGATGCTGGTGTTAGAGGAGGTATTGCAAGAGCCGTTGAAGAAGCTGCCAACATTTCCGCCTCCTTTGCTAAAAAGAAATAA
- a CDS encoding DEHA2F06204p (weakly similar to uniprot|P47156 Saccharomyces cerevisiae YJR119C Hypothetical ORF): MTFNKDLLVPCPIVTPTMEEFSDPIKYLSSEEVAKLGSEYGLIKVVPPKGWQPTFSISPEFKFHTRLQKLSDLGLTTRSRKFFIDNINRFMKMSRKRQLKLYFRVGLNDAKEFSPTRLKVYYYDLHVMVEKMGGYDNMNGDKWAQINDLFGLKKESTHIEDEYLINLRSYANFLSYNQKNYDFPESDSEDDYDNCLICGKHDNPSQTLLCDNCDNPFHLSCLEPSLETVPSGSWYCDKCLIGTGEYGFEEQVDLKYSIPEFYQLCNEFERKFEHEYNNDEPLSVDKIEQKFWEFIDVEKSDLEVRYGADIHNLKPGEISGFPMANTPGISPEDPETKYYMNHPWNLTKLPFAEGSLLNYINTSISGMTVPWIYIGSLLSTFCWHVEDHYTLSANYCHLGATKKWYGIPSYDADKFEKLMKDSAPDLFQKQPDLLHQLVTLLSPMTLVKNGIKCVYADQRPNEFVITYPRVYHAGFNCGFNFNEAVNFTMNTWLGFGEKSISDYRLIKKENVFNHYQLVENILKKINTQDDINHTNLRLAEASLKCLREFVQTQLKYISMIDISKFEVKFEPKLFKQRKFEDEQNGTFEATSEQEDEEDLCDICRTHISFQYCIINNRDRNLFSTHGVTGESLAPPHTVPPITSVKHESQDFPKISIHQLLTPESSPHELSVPQATPKTVHRISDSSSSTRLSALSETSITDTTSNPLPKLSEEQEFQNLIRAAKRSSSPDSSLCKTGKIDKTAPKRRKSSRIESLSKKAHITSFAARTLAGPRRGKMSVVQNNSRFKHLNDKPQIRLCLACLVSSCPKSIISIPLGSVMLYEVDPSTMLQFISQTSRKIALLSTNI, encoded by the coding sequence ATGACGTTCAATAAGGATTTGCTCGTACCATGCCCTATAGTGACTCCTACTATGGAAGAGTTTTCAGACCCTATCAAGTACCTATCGAGTGAAGAGGTTGCGAAATTGGGATCGGAGTATGGGCTAATTAAAGTGGTACCTCCTAAAGGTTGGCAGCCAACATTTCTGATTTCGCCAGAGTTTAAATTTCACACTAGGTTACAGAAGTTAAGTGATCTTGGATTAACTACCAGAAGCAGAAAGttttttattgataatattaatcGTTTTATGAAGATGAGTCGTAAACGACAACTAAAATTGTATTTTAGAGTAGGGCTTAATGATGCAAAAGAATTTAGCCCAACGAGACTCAAAGTGTACTATTATGATCTACATGTAATGGTTGAAAAGATGGGAGGTTATGATAATATGAACGGAGATAAGTGGGCACAAATAAATGATCTTTTTGGTTTAAAAAAGGAATCTACCCATATTGAAGACGAATATTTAATCAACCTAAGATCTTATGCAAATTTTCTTTCGTATAACCAAAAAAACTATGACTTTCCTGAGAGTGATTCTGAGGACGATTACGATAACTGCTTGATCTGTGGGAAGCATGATAATCCATCGCAAACTTTGCTATGCGATAATTGTGACAATCCATTTCATTTGTCTTGTCTAGAGCCTTCTCTAGAAACCGTGCCATCTGGTAGTTGGTATTGTGACAAATGCCTTATAGGAACAGGAGAGTATGGTTTTGAGGAACAGGTAGATTTGAAGTATTCGATACCcgaattttatcaattatgCAACGAATTTGAACGGAAATTCGAACATGAGTATAATAATGACGAGCCATTATCAGTGGACAAGATAGAGCAAAAATTCTGGGAGTTTATTGATGTAGAAAAATCGGACTTAGAGGTGAGGTACGGTGCAGATATACATAATTTAAAACCAGGAGAGATCAGTGGTTTTCCGATGGCCAATACACCAGGAATATCTCCCGAGGATCCAGAAACGAAGTATTACATGAACCATCCCTGGAATTTAACCAAGCTACCATTTGCAGAAGGGTCATTGTTGAACTACATAAATACATCAATATCCGGAATGACAGTCCCATGGATATATATCGGATCGTTACTTTCTACATTCTGCTGGCATGTTGAAGATCATTATACGTTGTCTGCTAACTACTGTCACTTAGGAGCAACGAAAAAGTGGTATGGAATACCGTCTTATGATGCTGATAAGTTCGAGAAGTTGATGAAAGATTCGGCTCCGGATTTGTTCCAAAAACAGCCTGATTTGTTGCATCAGTTAGTGACGCTATTGTCTCCAATGACGCTAGTAAAAAACGGAATCAAATGTGTCTATGCTGATCAACGCCCCAATGAATTTGTTATTACGTACCCCAGGGTTTACCATGCCGGATTCAATTGCGGCTTTAACTTCAATGAAGCGGTGAATTTCACGATGAATACGTGGCTTGGGTTCGGAGAGAAGTCAATTAGCGACTACAGGCTTATCAAAAAGGAAAATGTGTttaatcattatcaattggTGGAAaacatattgaaaaagatcaATACCCAGGACGATATAAACCATACGAATCTTAGGTTGGCAGAAGCTAGCTTGAAATGCTTGCGGGAATTTGTCCAGACACAGTTGAAGTATATCAGCATGATTGACATCAGTAAGTTTGAAGTCAAATTCGAACCCAAGTTGTTCAAGCAGCGGAAGTTCGAGGACGAGCAGAACGGTACTTTCGAGGCTACGTCGGAACAAGAAGACGAAGAGGACTTGTGCGACATCTGCAGGACCCACATATCATTCCAATATTGcatcatcaacaacagAGATCGAAACTTATTCTCGACACATGGGGTCACTGGCGAGTCGCTCGCTCCTCCACATACCGTACCACCTATCACCCTGGTTAAGCACGAGCTGCAAGATTTCCCTAAGATTTCAATCCACCAGCTTCTCACGCCTGAATCGTCGCCCCATGAGCTCCTGGTGCCCCAGGCCACCCCCAAGACGGTGCACCGCATCTCCGACTCGTCGTCCTCCACCAGACTCTCGGCTCTCAGCGAAACATCCATCACCGACACAACATCAAACCCATTGCCAAAACTCAGCGAAGAACAGGAGTTCCAGAATCTTATTCGAGCCGCAAAACGATCATCTTCGCCAGACTCCTCGCTTTGCAAGACTGGCAAGATTGACAAGACTGCCCCAAAGAGACGCAAGTCGTCACGTATAGAGTCGCTCTCCAAGAAGGCCCATATCACCTCCTTCGCAGCCCGTACCTTGGCCGGTCCCCGTCGGGGCAAAATGTCCGTTGTCCAAAACAACTCCCGTTTCAAGCACCTCAACGACAAACCCCAGATCCGACTCTGTCTCGCGTGTCTCGTATCCTCGTGCCCGAAGTCCATCATTTCAATCCCTCTAGGCTCCGTAATGTTGTACGAGGTAGATCCATCCACCATGCTTCAATTCATTTCCCAAACATCTCGCAAAATTGCCCTTCTCTCTACAAACATATAG
- a CDS encoding DEHA2F06226p (highly similar to uniprot|P00830 Saccharomyces cerevisiae YJR121W ATP2 subunit of mitochondrial F1F0 ATP synthase), which translates to MVFPRLFNSASRNAFTAAKRNFVFNRGLASAAPVAGKVRAVIGAVVDIQFDEGNLPAILNALTLKNGDQDLVLEVAQHLGENTVRAIAMDGTDGLVRGAPVNDTGAPISVPVGRETLGRIINVIGEPIDERGPIKTKQKNPIHADPPSFVEQSTSSEVLETGIKVVDLLAPYARGGKIGLFGGAGVGKTVFIQELINNIAKAHGGFSVFAGVGERTREGNDLYREMQETGVINLEGDSKVSLVFGQMNEPPGARARVALTGLTIAEYFRDEEGQDVLLFVDNIYRFTQAGSEVSALLGRIPSAVGYQPTLATDMGLLQERITTTKKGSVTSVQAVYVPADDLTDPAPATTFAHLDATTVLSRGISELGIYPAVDPLDSKSRLLDIAVVGKEHYDVASGVQQTLQAYKSLQDIIAILGMDELSEQDKLTVERARKIQRFLSQPFAVAEVFTGIPGKLVRLQETVKSFKEVLDGKHDHLPENAFYMVGGIEDATAKAEKLASESK; encoded by the exons ATGGTTTTTCCAAGATTGTTTAACTCTGCTTCACGCAATGCTTTCACTGCTGCTAAGCGTAACTTTGTTTTCAACAGAGGTTTAGCTTCAGCAGCTCCAGTCGCCGGTAAGGTTAG AGCTGTTATTGGTGCTGTTGTTGATATCCAATTCGACGAAGGTAACTTACCAGCTATTCTTAATGCTTTAACCCTTAAGAACGGTGACCAAGACTTAGTCTTAGAAGTCGCCCAACATTTAGGTGAAAACACCGTCAGAGCTATTGCTATGGATGGTACCGATGGTTTAGTTAGAGGTGCTCCAGTTAACGATACCGGTGCTCCAATTTCTGTTCCTGTTGGTCGTGAAACCTTAGGTCGTATTATCAACGTTATTGGTGAACCAATTGACGAAAGAGGCCCAATCAAGACCAAACAAAAGAACCCAATTCACGCTGATCCACCTTCGTTCGTCGAACAATCCACTTCTTCCGAAGTTTTAGAAACCGGTATTAAGGTTGTCGATTTATTAGCCCCATACGCCAGAGGTGGTAAGATTGGTTTATTCGGTGGTGCCGGTGTCGGTAAAACCGTTttcattcaagaattgattaACAACATTGCTAAGGCCCATGGTGGTTTCTCTGTTTTCGCCGGTGTCGGTGAACGTACCAGAGAAGGTAACGATTTATACCGTGAAATGCAAGAAACTGGTGTTATTAACCTTGAAGGTGATTCTAAGGTCTCCTTAGTTTTCGGTCAAATGAACGAACCACCAGGAGCTAGAGCTAGAGTTGCTTTAACCGGTTTAACCATTGCCGAATACTTCAGAGATGAAGAAGGTCAAGATGTCTTGTTATTCGTTGATAACATTTACAGATTCACCCAAGCTGGTTCCGAAGTCTCTGCTTTGTTAGGTCGTATTCCATCTGCTGTCGGTTATCAACCAACCTTAGCCACTGATATGGGTTTATTACAAGAACGTATTACCACCACCAAGAAGGGTTCCGTTACTTCTGTCCAAGCCGTCTATGTCCCAGCTGATGATTTAACCGATCCAGCTCCAGCTACCACCTTCGCGCATTTAGATGCCACCACTGTCTTGTCTAGAGGTATTTCCGAATTAGGTATTTACCCAGCTGTCGATCCATTAGATTCCAAGTCTAGATTGTTAGATATTGCTGTTGTCGGTAAGGAACATTATGACGTCGCTTCCGGTGTCCAACAAACCTTACAAGCTTACAAGTCTTTACAAGATATCATTGCTATTTTAGGTATGGATGAATTATCTGAACAAGATAAGTTAACCGTCGAAAGAGCACGTAAGATCCAAAGATTCTTGTCTCAACCATTCGCTGTTGCTGAAGTTTTCACTGGTATCCCAGGTAAATTAGTTAGATTACAAGAAACCGTCAAATCTTTCAAGGAAGTCTTAGATGGTAAGCACGATCACTTACCAGAAAATGCTTTCTATATGGTTGGTGGTATTGAAGATGCCACTGCTAAAGCCGAAAAATTAGCTTCTGAATCTAAATAA
- a CDS encoding DEHA2F06248p (similar to uniprot|P47154 Saccharomyces cerevisiae YJR117W STE24 Highly conserved zinc metalloprotease that functions in two steps of a-factor maturation), with protein MFSLANSFSFLDSASINWKSIIVGFTVGQFLFENYLDYRQYQVLKRTTPPDTLKAEVSQETFDKSQDYSRAKAKFGFLSDSINLFQNLAIIKYDLLPKFWNIAGTLMAKSSFILPKFMGGIITQSLFFLFSTQIISTIVSLPLSYYSNFVLEEKYGFNKLTVGLWLTDKVKGIALGIALGSPVVAAFLKIIDYFGDSFILYTCGFLFVVQLVGMTIFPTLIQPLFNKFTTLDEGELKTAIENLACEQKFPLTKLYVIDGSKRSSHSNAYFTGLPWSKQIVLYDTLIKHSTKEETVAVLAHEIGHWKLSHLPQMLVFSQAHLFLSFSMFSAFIHNNSLYSSFGFTSVQPIMIGFMLFNDIFQPVECVAQFGMNLLSRKNEYEADAYAKKCGYSDDLAKALIKLLSENLSTMDADWLYSSYHHSHPILSERLRAINYVSKEKVGKKDE; from the exons ATGTTTTCCTTAGCAAAT TCATTTTCCTTTCTTGATAGTGCCAGTATTAACTGGAAATCCATTATAGTAGGATTTACCGTTGGTCAgtttttatttgaaaactaTTTAGATTACCGTCAGTACCAAGTCTTAAAGAGAACAACTCCTCCAGACACCTTAAAGGCCGAAGTTTCACAAGAAACATTCGATAAATCACAAGATTATTCCCGTGCTAAAGCTAAATTTGGCTTCCTTTCAGATTCGATTAACttattccaaaatttaGCTATCATCAAGTATGATTTGTTGCCAAAGTTTTGGAACATTGCTGGTACCTTAATGGCCAAGAGTTCTTTCattcttccaaaatttATGGGAGGTATCATTACGCAgtcattatttttcttattttccACTCAGATTATTAGTACAATTGTTTCGCTTCCATTATCTTATTATTCTAACTTTGTTTTAGAAGAGAAGTATGGATTCAACAAGCTTACTGTTGGGTTATGGCTTACCGATAAGGTCAAGGGCATTGCTTTAGGTATTGCGCTCGGATCTCCTGTTGTTGCAGCTTTCTTGAAGATTATTGACTATTTTGGTGATTCTTTCATCTTGTATACCTGTGGATTCCTTTTTGTGGTTCAATTGGTGGGTATGACTATTTTCCCAACTTTGATTCAACCATTGTTTAATAAGTTTACTACCTTAGATGAAGGCGAATTAAAAACTGCTATTGAAAACTTGGCATGTGAACAAAAATTCCCTTTGACCAAGTTGTATGTCATTGACGGTTCAAAAAGATCTTCCCATTCTAATGCTTATTTTACTGGTTTACCATGGAGTAAACAGATTGTTTTGTATGATACTTTGATCAAGCACTCAACCAAGGAAGAAACTGTCGCTGTCTTGGCTCATGAAATTGGCCATTGGAAATTGTCACACTTACCACAAATGTTGGTCTTCTCCCAAGctcatttatttttaagTTTCTCTATGTTTTCTGCTTTCATTCACAACAACTCTTTGTACTCTTCATTCGGATTTACCTCTGTTCAACCAATTATGATTGGGTTTATGTTGTTTAACGATATTTTCCAACCAGTTGAATGTGTTGCACAATTTGGtatgaatttattatcaagaaaGAACGAATATGAAGCAGATGCATACGCTAAGAAATGTGGCTACTCGGATGATTTGGCCAAGGCattgattaaattattgagtGAAAACTTATCAACAATGGATGCTGACTGGTTATATTCCTCGTACCATCATTCTCATCCAATTTTATCTGAAAGATTGCGTGCCATTAATTACGTTTCTAAAGAAAAAGTTGGTAAGAAAGATGAATGA